One genomic window of Nicotiana sylvestris chromosome 10, ASM39365v2, whole genome shotgun sequence includes the following:
- the LOC104229633 gene encoding uncharacterized protein yields MDKEKIEQLKIQMQQWLYEVEEYVHQIPPAQLYAAVGVVLFTVILFLIIRLFKRTTSNTILLTGLSGSGKTFLFYQLRDGSAHQGTVTSMEPNEDSFMLHSERDKKGKTRPVHIVDVPGHSRLRLKLDEFLPQAAGIVFVVDSVEFLPNSRTAAEYLYEILTKATVVKKKIQVLLLCNKVDKITAHTKEFIRKQLEKEIDKLRTSRTAVSEADISNEFTLGVPGEPFGFSQCCNKVIVAEASGLTGEISQLEQFIRENVKP; encoded by the exons ATGGATAAGGAGAAAATAGAGCAGTTGAAGATTCAAATGCAGCAGTGGTTATATGAAGTTGAAGAATATGTTCATCAGATACCTCCTGCTCAACTTTATGCTGCAGTTGGAGTCGTCTTGTTTACCGTGATTTTGTTTCTAATAA TTCGCCTTTTTAAACGTACAACATCTAATACAATTTTACTCACTGGACTGAGTGGAAGTGGCAAAACTTTCCTCTTCTACCAG CTTAGAGATGGCTCAGCCCATCAGGGTACTGTGACATCGATGGAACCAAATGAAGACAGTTTTATGCTACACTCCGAGAGGGACAAG AAGGGGAAAACAAGACCAGTTCATATTGTTGATGTTCCAGGGCATTCTCGTCTACGTCTGAAACTAGATGAGTTTTTGCCTCAAGCAGCTGGCATTGTGTTTGTGGTGGATTCGGTGGAATTTTTACCAAATAGCCGAACTGCTGCAGA GTACCTGTATGAAATATTGACGAAAGCAACTGTGGTCAAGAAAAAGATTCAAGTACTTCTCCTGTGCAACAAGGTTGATAAAATAACTGCACATACAAAGGAGTTCATAAGGAAACAACTGGAGAAGGAAAT CGACAAGCTTCGTACATCAAGAACTGCAGTGTCTGAGGCAGACATTTCTAACGAGTTTACACTTGGAGTACCCGGAGAACCATTTGGATTTTCTCAGTGCTGTAACAAAGTAATTGTTGCCGAAGCTTCTGGTTTGACAGGTGAAATCTCTCAGTTGGAGCAGTTCATCAGGGAGAATGTGAAACCTTGA
- the LOC104229634 gene encoding pentatricopeptide repeat-containing protein At4g32430, mitochondrial → MFIRRLIPPKTLYIVSLHRQWSARNLRSIHNAHQVFDKSLKPALVSIHQSMLNWIHQNRKIEALKLFKNQLQMGISEIDEVAIALALKGCRENVNLGSQIHSLAITSGFISFTTVPNSLMSMYCKNGHFNKALCVFNSLDFPDRVSYNTLLSGFENGKEALSFALWMHSIGFMFDAVSYTTALSHCTNEEEFRFGIQLHSLVLKFGLENDVFVGNALVTMYSKWGSNMAEAERVFYEMLHKDLVSWNALLSGYAQEGSYSCQATLGFREMMKAGVKPDHVSFTSAVSACGQERSLDLAKQIHGLVIKMAYGTHVSVCNVLISLYYKCDVTEDANKVFQSMTERNVVSWTTMLSINDESAVSVFNGMRRDGVYPNHVTFVGLIHSITVKSSLPEGQMIHGCCLKTNFFSELNVANSFISMYAKFELMEDVFKVFEELDQRDLISWNALISAYAQNGMSREALQTFLSASMKLLPNEYTFGSVLSAIASSECISLKHGQRCHACLIKRGFNRNPIVSGALLDMYAKRGSIAESRGVFYEIADRSQVSWTAIISAHSRHGDYESVMALFKEMRKKGVSPDSITFLSILTACGRKGMVDMGVDIFNSMVRDYSIEPSSEHYSCMVDMFGRAGRLKEAEIFLVQIPGGPGLSVLQSLLGACRIYGNVEMATKVANTLIALEPEQSGSYVLMSNLFAEKGQWEKVANIRKGMRDKGVRKEIGFSWVDVIGSIDCSLNLHGFSSDDKSHPQTEEIYRMAEWIGSELKYLEHEEEESESVALACII, encoded by the coding sequence ATGTTTATCCGCCGTCTAATTCCTCCTAAAACCCTCTACATAGTCTCCTTACACCGGCAGTGGTCAGCTCGGAATCTCCGTTCCATTCACAATGCacaccaagtgtttgataaaagTCTTAAACCAGCTCTTGTTTCCATTCACCAATCCATGCTCAATTGGATACACCAAAACCGTAAAATTGAAGCTCTTAAGCTATTCAAGAATCAGCTCCAAATGGGTATCTCAGAAATCGATGAAGTTGCAATAGCCTTAGCTCTAAAGGGTTGTCGTGAAAATGTAAATCTTGGGTCTCAAATCCACAGCTTGGCCATTACCAGTGGGTTCATTTCATTTACAACAGTCCCAAATTCATTAATGAGCATGTACTGTAAAAATGGACATTTTAATAAGGCTTTGTGTGTGTTTAACAGCCTTGATTTTCCTGATAGAGTTTCTTATAATACCCTGCTTTCGGGTTTTGAAAATGGTAAAGAGGCATTGAGTTTTGCTCTTTGGATGCATTCCATTGGGTTTATGTTTGATGCTGTGAGTTATACTACTGCTCTTAGTCATTGCACGAATGAAGAGGAATTTCGCTTTGGTATCCAATTGCATTCTCTTGTTCTGAAGTTCGGATTGGAGAATGACGTTTTCGTTGGGAATGCACTTGTGACTATGTATTCGAAGTGGGGTAGTAATATGGCGGAAGCTGAAAGAGTGTTTTATGAAATGTTGCATAAAGATTTGGTTTCGTGGAATGCATTGCTCTCGGGCTATGCACAGGAAGGGAGTTACTCGTGCCAAGCCACTTTGGGGTTTAGGGAAATGATGAAGGCAGGAGTGAAACCTGATCATGTGTCATTCACCAGTGCTGTATCTGCTTGTGGACAGGAAAGATCTTTGGATCTTGCGAAGCAGATACATGGTTTGGTTATTAAGATGGCGTATGGTACTCATGTTTCAGTGTGTAATGTTTTGATATCGTTGTACTATAAGTGTGATGTCACCGAAGATGCAAATAAGGTTTTCCAAAGTATGACGGAACGTAACGTAGTGTCTTGGACGACAATGCTTTCCATCAATGATGAAAGTGCTGTATCTGTTTTTAATGGGATGCGGAGGGATGGGGTTTACCCTAATCACGTTACTTTTGTTGGATTAATTCATTCTATAACTGTCAAGAGTTCGTTACCAGAGGGCCAAATGATTCACGGATGTTGTTTAAAAACGAACTTCTTCTCAGAACTAAATGTTGCTAATAGCTTCATTAGCATGTATGCTAAGTTTGAATTAATGGAAGACGTGTTTAAGGTTTTTGAAGAGCTCGACCAGAGAGATCTCATATCGTGGAACGCATTGATTTCTGCATATGCTCAAAATGGAATGTCTCGAGAAGCTTTACAAACATTCTTGTCAGCATCAATGAAGTTGCTACCTAATGAATACACGTTTGGCAGTGTCTTGAGCGCGATCGCCTCATCTGAGTGCATTTCTTTAAAGCACGGCCAGCGATGCCATGCTTGTTTGATTAAGCGGGGTTTCAACAGGAATCCAATTGTTTCAGGTGCTCTTCTTGACATGTATGCTAAACGTGGGAGTATCGCTGAATCTCGAGGAGTTTTCTATGAGATAGCTGACAGGAGCCAAGTTTCGTGGACTGCTATTATTTCTGCTCATTCGAGGCATGGAGATTATGAATCGGTAATGGCTTTGTTTAAGGAGATGAGGAAGAAAGGCGTGAGTCCTGACTCAATAACTTTTCTTTCTATACTCACAGCATGTGGTCGAAAAGGGATGGTTGATATGGGAGTAGATATTTTCAATTCCATGGTTAGAGATTACTCCATTGAACCATCTTCAGAGCACTATTCTTGTATGGTGGATATGTTTGGTCGGGCGGGGAGGTTAAAGGAGGCTGAAATATTTTTGGTTCAGATTCCAGGAGGACCTGGATTGTCTGTGTTGCAAAGCTTACTTGGTGCATGTAGGATTTATGGAAATGTGGAGATGGCAACAAAAGTAGCCAATACTTTGATTGCATTAGAACCGGAGCAGTCAGGTTCATATGTCTTGATGTCGAATTTGTTTGCAGAGAAGGGGCAATGGGAAAAGGTAGCAAACATCAGAAAAGGAATGAGAGACAAGGGAGTGAGGAAAGAGATAGGATTCAGCTGGGTAGATGTAATAGGTAGCATTGATTGTTCTTTAAATTTGCATGGATTTTCATCGGATGACAAGTCTCACCCCCAGACCGAGGAGATATATAGGATGGCAGAATGGATTGGTTCAGAGCTGAAGTATTTGGAGCACGAAGAAGAAGAGAGCGAGTCTGTGGCATTAGCGTGTATAATATGA